One genomic region from Clostridium saccharobutylicum DSM 13864 encodes:
- a CDS encoding metal-dependent transcriptional regulator, with product MKKDFHTVRGYENINSTRKLLTPSMEDYVEMIYRCSNEEKFVRLNKVAQMLHVRDSSASKMMKKLKELSFITYEKYGVITLTENGVTVGKYLLERHNIIETFLENLGGDDEVFVETELIEHVIGNKTVENIKMLNMFFEENEDVLQKYREFAKNKE from the coding sequence ATGAAGAAAGATTTTCATACTGTAAGAGGATACGAAAATATTAATTCAACAAGAAAGCTTTTAACGCCATCTATGGAGGATTACGTAGAAATGATCTATAGATGTAGTAACGAAGAAAAATTTGTTAGGTTGAATAAAGTAGCACAAATGTTGCATGTACGTGATTCATCAGCATCTAAGATGATGAAAAAACTTAAAGAATTGTCTTTTATAACATATGAAAAATATGGAGTCATTACATTAACGGAAAATGGAGTTACTGTAGGAAAATACTTATTGGAGAGGCATAATATAATAGAGACTTTTTTAGAAAACTTGGGTGGTGACGATGAAGTATTTGTTGAAACAGAGCTTATAGAACATGTTATAGGTAATAAAACAGTTGAGAATATAAAAATGCTGAATATGTTTTTTGAAGAGAATGAAGATGTATTACAAAAATACAGAGAATTTGCAAAAAATAAAGAATAA
- the cls gene encoding cardiolipin synthase, which yields MNSYFYLKLFLLIINFSCAISIIFIERRDSTTIWAWLLILFTFPHIGFILYLCLGQNISKEKIFNKKAAIDKNRLTKLVNKFKQKNSLHHAKKECLDLAKMNFNSNGSICTFDNVVKTYIDGENKFRDLFEDIENAKSFINIQYYIFKYDNLGKSIINLLKNKISEGVEVRLLVDGMGSRYINKKQRKYFESIGIKFSVFFPSILPYINFRINYRNHRKIVVIDDKIGYIGGFNVGDEYINKGKQFSFWRDTHLRIVGDAVIELNKRFIFDWEYASKENIDYKQNTSNNINKISTINDVNNDITKHDTNNFSNVGIQIVSSGPDNEEEYIRNSYLKIINNAKKNVFIQTPYLVLDEPMITALQLSASCGVDVRIMVPNNADHFFMAWALSFSIENLIKSGIKFYKYKNGFIHSKTIVADGCISSVGTANLDIRSFKLNFEINAIIYDTIIAKNHEDIFLKDQEDCHLLTLNEYLNRSTKTKILESISTLVFPFL from the coding sequence ATGAATTCATATTTTTATTTAAAGCTATTTCTACTAATAATTAATTTTTCTTGTGCTATCTCAATAATATTTATTGAAAGGCGTGATTCTACAACAATATGGGCATGGCTTTTAATTCTTTTCACATTTCCACATATAGGATTTATATTGTACTTATGCCTTGGTCAGAATATTTCAAAAGAAAAAATTTTTAATAAGAAAGCTGCTATAGACAAAAATAGATTAACAAAGCTTGTTAATAAATTTAAACAAAAAAATTCTTTACATCATGCCAAAAAAGAATGTCTAGATTTGGCTAAAATGAACTTTAATTCAAATGGTAGCATATGTACCTTTGATAATGTTGTAAAAACTTATATAGATGGAGAAAATAAATTTAGAGATTTATTTGAAGATATAGAAAATGCAAAGTCCTTCATAAATATTCAATACTATATCTTTAAATATGATAATTTAGGCAAATCTATTATAAATTTATTAAAAAATAAAATCTCAGAGGGTGTTGAAGTAAGGCTGCTAGTTGATGGAATGGGTTCTAGATATATAAACAAAAAACAAAGAAAATATTTTGAAAGTATAGGAATAAAATTTTCAGTATTTTTTCCAAGCATTCTTCCCTATATAAACTTTAGAATAAATTATAGAAATCATCGAAAAATAGTTGTAATAGATGATAAAATTGGTTATATAGGTGGTTTTAATGTTGGTGATGAATATATAAATAAAGGTAAACAATTTTCATTTTGGAGAGATACTCATCTTAGAATTGTTGGAGATGCAGTTATTGAATTAAATAAACGCTTTATATTCGATTGGGAGTATGCTTCAAAGGAAAATATAGACTATAAACAAAATACTTCCAATAATATTAATAAAATTTCTACTATTAATGATGTAAATAATGATATAACTAAACATGACACTAATAATTTTAGTAATGTTGGTATTCAAATTGTATCGTCAGGTCCTGATAATGAGGAAGAGTACATTAGAAATTCATATCTAAAAATTATAAATAACGCTAAGAAAAATGTATTTATTCAAACTCCTTATTTAGTATTAGATGAACCTATGATAACAGCGCTACAACTCTCTGCTTCTTGCGGTGTTGATGTTAGAATAATGGTTCCAAACAATGCTGATCATTTTTTTATGGCATGGGCCTTAAGCTTTTCAATTGAAAATTTAATTAAGTCTGGAATAAAATTTTATAAATATAAAAATGGATTTATTCATTCAAAAACTATTGTTGCAGATGGTTGCATTTCTAGCGTAGGAACAGCCAACTTAGATATACGGAGCTTTAAGCTAAATTTTGAAATCAATGCAATAATTTATGATACAATTATTGCTAAAAATCATGAAGATATTTTCCTTAAAGACCAGGAAGATTGTCATTTGCTAACTTTAAATGAATATTTAAATAGAAGTACAAAAACAAAGATATTAGAATCTATATCAACTCTTGTATTTCCCTTTCTTTAA
- the fsa gene encoding fructose-6-phosphate aldolase gives MKIFVDTANIEEIRKANALGVICGVTTNPSLIAKEGRDFNEVIQEITSIVDGPISGEVISMECDGMVKEAHEIAKIHKNMVIKIPMCEEGLKAVSILSKEGIKTNVTLIFSALQALLAARAGASYVSPFLGRLDDIGSTGISLIEDISEIFQIHGIESEIISASVRNPIHVLECAKAGSDIATIPYNVIVQMINHPLTDAGIEKFKADYAKAFGK, from the coding sequence ATGAAAATTTTTGTAGATACAGCTAATATAGAAGAAATAAGAAAAGCTAATGCTTTAGGAGTTATATGTGGAGTTACAACAAATCCATCACTTATTGCAAAAGAAGGTAGAGATTTTAATGAAGTAATTCAAGAAATTACAAGCATTGTTGATGGACCTATAAGTGGTGAAGTTATTTCAATGGAATGTGATGGCATGGTTAAGGAAGCTCATGAAATAGCTAAGATTCATAAAAATATGGTTATAAAAATTCCTATGTGTGAAGAAGGATTAAAAGCAGTAAGTATTCTTAGTAAAGAAGGAATTAAAACAAATGTAACACTAATTTTTTCAGCACTTCAAGCATTACTTGCAGCTAGAGCTGGCGCAAGCTATGTAAGTCCATTTTTAGGAAGATTAGATGATATCGGAAGCACTGGAATTTCATTAATTGAAGATATTTCAGAAATATTCCAAATTCATGGCATTGAATCAGAAATTATTTCTGCAAGTGTTAGAAATCCAATTCATGTATTAGAATGTGCTAAGGCAGGATCTGATATAGCTACAATTCCTTATAATGTAATAGTGCAAATGATAAATCATCCACTTACAGATGCAGGAATTGAAAAATTCAAAGCAGATTATGCTAAAGCATTTGGAAAATAA